In Zunongwangia sp. HGR-M22, the sequence TAAATCGAATATCCTATCTCAATAAGTGGAATGGATTATAATAGCTGCTAAAATTTTCTGACTATATATAAATCTAAAGTAGAATTTTAACCTAACAATTACGAATAACAATCAATTGAAAGATTTCTTACTTCTTATTTTGGGAAAAAAATATTATTTTACGATAAAAACTATGAAAACTCCACCTGTTCCTTCCAACGATGACGAGCGATCTGAAGAATCTTCCAAGTATACCAAATATACTATAGAAGATGAAGATTTAAATTTTTTAGGTGCAATGGTAGCCGAGATTTGTAACACTGATAGCGCCCTCATATCCCTCATTGATAAAGAAAAGCAGTATATTCAATCTACCTTTGGAATGGAACTGGAGGTTCGGGAATTCCCCAGGGAGTTTACCTTTTGTGCCCATACTATTAATAAATTAGATAGTCCTACTATCGTACCCGATGCCAGAAAAGATGAACGATTTAAAGATAACCCATTTGTCACAGGGGAAAATCCGGTGATATTTTATTCTGGGTATCCATTAATTGATAAGAATGGTTATGCTTTAGGAACTGTCTGTGCTATAGACGGAGAGCCGAAAGACTTAAGTGAAGATCAGAAAAATAAATTGGTTTTACTCTCTAAACAGGTAATGAATATACTGGAACTTAGAAAACAATCGGAAGTTCTTACCCAAACAAATAAAGAACTTTCTAAGTTGAACAAAAGATTTCAATATATTACTAAAAGTACGAATACCGGGACTTTTGAATATAATTTAAATGATTATTCCCTTGAATTTAATGAGGCTTGGTGGACGATTACCGGCTATTCCAGTAAGCAAAACCTATCCTTAAAAAAATGGGAAGAGTTGGTTCATCCGGAAGACCTTCCTGGCTTAAAGGAGAAAATTAAAAAACATTCTAATGCTGAAGATCGTTTTAATTATCATTTCCGTCTATTACATAGAAATGAAAATTATATCTGGATAAGTATTAAAGCCCAATTTAATTTTGGTTTAGCTAAGGAAGAACCCACCCACGTCTATGGCACATTTAGAGACATTACAGAACAGAAAACCAAAGAGTCCGAAATTCTTTATAGACAAAAACTTTTGCAATCATTATATGAGCTCTCCCCTATAGGTATTGCCCTTAATGATTTTGAGACAGGGGCATTTTTAGAAGTAAATCAAAAACTGGTAGATCCTACCGGTTACACCAGAGAAGAATTCCTACAACTGAATTATTGGGAGCTCACCCCTAAAGCGTATGAACCGCAAGAAGCACAACAGATAGAATCGATGAACGAAAAAGGTTCATATGGCCCTTATGAAAAAGAATACATCAAAAAGAATGGGGAAAAATACCCAGTTGTGCTAAGAGGTATTTTGGTAGAAGATATCGACGGGCAAAAAAAGATATGGAGTTTTATTGAAGATATCTCTGAACACAAAAAAGATGAACTTGAAAAGGCACAGCACTTAGAAAAGATTCAAAATTTATTACATATAAAAAACGATCAAAACGAGCGGTTAGAAAACTTTGCCCATATTGTTTCCCATAATTTACGTTCCCATTCTAGTGCTATTAATACGCTAATTCATTTTATACAAGAAGAAAATACTACGTTAAATGAAACGGAAACATTTAAGTATTTAATTCAGGCATCGTCCAATCTTGAGACCACCATTGCAGATTTAAATGAAATTGTGGAAGTAAATCTATCTAATGCTAAAGATTTTAAACCAATTGATATTTATCCATTGATTAAAAAGAATGTGGAAAGTGTATTTCCCTTGGCCAAAGAAAACAAGGTAGCGATCTTTATAGATATTGAACCAGAAACCTATATGATAGGGGTACGCTCATACCTAGAGAGTATTTTCCTTAATTTTATCACCAATAGTATTAAATACAATGCTGTAGACCGGGACAGCTATCTCAAGATTTCTGCGCAATCGGAAGGAAATTTTACCACGGTAATTTTTGAAGATAATGGTCTGGGAATAGATATGGACACCTATGGCAAAAAACTGTTTAAAATGTATCAAACTTTTCACAACCATAAAGATGCCCGTGGCATCGGACTGTTTATTACCAAAAACCAGATAGAAACAATGAAGGGAACTATCGAAGTAAGCAGTAAAGTCAATATAGGTACCACTTTTACAATTAAAATCCCTAATAAAAAATAATCAGTATAAACCTAAAAAGAAGCGTTTTTAAATGACTATGTAATTATAGAATAAGACAAAGCTACATTTAAGCAAAAATAAGTTATAAGCCGAAGACGTATTAATTTGTGGATTTACATTTTAACATCATTCTATCCTATTTAACTTCCAGTCCCTCAGTTGTGAAAGCGAAAGATTTATTCCCGATACCACCAATCATTACTGCCTGAAATATTGGGCTTAAATTTTTATTCCCATACCATTCCAAAATGAAATTGGCACCAGCTCCCCCAGATGTGTCATTTTCTTCAATAATGTAATCGATTGTTTCTAATGGAGTTAAATAAATACTTTCCTCCAGATAACTTTTTACTAAATCACCATTTGTATTAAAATAGTCAACTCTTTTTATATATAAAGAATCTTTCTCACTTGTATTCCTAATACTTAAAGTTGCTGTTAATTGGGTTCTTTCGTTTCTTGATTTTTGATAAATATCTGAATATATAGGTACATAGATTTTATGTAAAGCCTTTTCGTTTTCGTTACTTATCTCATTCGAACCTACATTTCTTCTACTAATGGTATCATTGGTCAATTGATTTGGATTTCTATCTACACACGAACCGAGAATACACAATATCATCATTGTTTTGAAAAAGCTTTTAATTCTATACATATTTGAAAAATTAGATTATTAAATTTACAATTACTTTTACCAGCATAACAATGGATTTTAAAAATTATAAATTTTAGTGTCTAAAATAAGCGGAAATATTTTAATCGTTGATGACGAACCAGAGCTACGTAAATTATTAGCAAGGATACTTGAACTTGAGGGCTATGAGGTTTTTACAGCAGATGATGCTGCCAATGCGCTCAAAAAAATACCTTCAATTCAAATCAATGTGGTTATTACCGATATACAGATGCCGGGTATGAACGGTATCGATTTAATTGAAAAAATTAAAAAAATTTCCCCCATCACTGAAGTAATCTGCCTTACAGCATATGGAAAAATAACCGATGGGGTACAGGCCATTAAAAATGGTGCTTATGATTATTTGGAAAAAGATAATTACCGTACTAAAATCATCCCATTAGTAGCTAAAGCTGCGGAAAAATCAAAATTGCAATTTGAAGTACTATCCCTTCGAAAAAAAATTCAGGGAAAAGAGAATTTTAATACCATTATAGGCCGTTCAAAAGCTATTCAAAATGCTATCGCCATTGCTCAAAAAGTTGCCCCCACAGATGCTACGGTATTATTATCCGGACCGACCGGAACCGGGAAAGAAATTTTTGCCAACGCTATTCACAATGAAAGTAAAAGAGCTACAGAAAATTTAGTCACTATAAATTGCGCAGCGCTAAGCAAAGAAATATTAGAAAGTGAACTTTTTGGCCATAAGCTGGGAGCCTTTACCGGTGCCATAAAGGATAAACAGGGTTTGTTTGAAGCTGCACATAAAGGCACTATTTTTCTAGATGAAATTGGTGAACTGGAACTGGGCTTACAGGCAAAAATATTGCGTGTATTGGAAAATGGAACTTTTATAAAGCTTGGCGATACCAAGCAGCAAAAAGTAG encodes:
- a CDS encoding sensor histidine kinase, with the protein product MKTPPVPSNDDERSEESSKYTKYTIEDEDLNFLGAMVAEICNTDSALISLIDKEKQYIQSTFGMELEVREFPREFTFCAHTINKLDSPTIVPDARKDERFKDNPFVTGENPVIFYSGYPLIDKNGYALGTVCAIDGEPKDLSEDQKNKLVLLSKQVMNILELRKQSEVLTQTNKELSKLNKRFQYITKSTNTGTFEYNLNDYSLEFNEAWWTITGYSSKQNLSLKKWEELVHPEDLPGLKEKIKKHSNAEDRFNYHFRLLHRNENYIWISIKAQFNFGLAKEEPTHVYGTFRDITEQKTKESEILYRQKLLQSLYELSPIGIALNDFETGAFLEVNQKLVDPTGYTREEFLQLNYWELTPKAYEPQEAQQIESMNEKGSYGPYEKEYIKKNGEKYPVVLRGILVEDIDGQKKIWSFIEDISEHKKDELEKAQHLEKIQNLLHIKNDQNERLENFAHIVSHNLRSHSSAINTLIHFIQEENTTLNETETFKYLIQASSNLETTIADLNEIVEVNLSNAKDFKPIDIYPLIKKNVESVFPLAKENKVAIFIDIEPETYMIGVRSYLESIFLNFITNSIKYNAVDRDSYLKISAQSEGNFTTVIFEDNGLGIDMDTYGKKLFKMYQTFHNHKDARGIGLFITKNQIETMKGTIEVSSKVNIGTTFTIKIPNKK
- a CDS encoding sigma-54-dependent transcriptional regulator, which codes for MSKISGNILIVDDEPELRKLLARILELEGYEVFTADDAANALKKIPSIQINVVITDIQMPGMNGIDLIEKIKKISPITEVICLTAYGKITDGVQAIKNGAYDYLEKDNYRTKIIPLVAKAAEKSKLQFEVLSLRKKIQGKENFNTIIGRSKAIQNAIAIAQKVAPTDATVLLSGPTGTGKEIFANAIHNESKRATENLVTINCAALSKEILESELFGHKLGAFTGAIKDKQGLFEAAHKGTIFLDEIGELELGLQAKILRVLENGTFIKLGDTKQQKVDVRILSATNRNLQEAVKNGTFREDLYFRLSMFEIRLPSLNERQEDILPLANHFLLSTKIRLNKNINGITAAYEKALEKHYWSGNIRELKNLIERSVILEDSELLTADTLPFNFQDQLPLNEKKPVTLKEVEKNHIQKILEHTGGNKTQTAKILEIGLTTLYAKIKEFQLS
- a CDS encoding DUF3124 domain-containing protein; this encodes MMILCILGSCVDRNPNQLTNDTISRRNVGSNEISNENEKALHKIYVPIYSDIYQKSRNERTQLTATLSIRNTSEKDSLYIKRVDYFNTNGDLVKSYLEESIYLTPLETIDYIIEENDTSGGAGANFILEWYGNKNLSPIFQAVMIGGIGNKSFAFTTEGLEVK